In a genomic window of Thermogemmata fonticola:
- a CDS encoding S1C family serine protease: MIPHMKWRMIQALAVLGLGIALLPTRSGAFVAEDTTWPTDRTDFPTDVSQLRALQNRVQQVIEKCTPSTVGILIGIGAGSGVIVSEDGLVLTAAHVIAGDSPFTKGADYKAGRACKIVLSDGRKVNGKTLGINPKTDAGMVQITDPGPIGGKWPAVPLGKSEELKRGQWVVALGHPGGPKTDRPPVARLGRVENVISELVRTNCALVGGDSGGPLFDLDGRVVGIHSRIGLTLNQNIHVPIEKFQMEWKALVAGEVVGRPSRPGQPAQSPPFLGVVFPDDEEDDAWITEEVEPNTPAGQAGLKAGDTITKFNGQPIKSVKQFREMMAKYKPGDEIKLTIRRGTTIMTLSVKLGRRPGGS, encoded by the coding sequence ATGATCCCACATATGAAGTGGCGCATGATCCAAGCCCTTGCGGTGCTGGGGCTGGGTATTGCCTTGCTGCCAACCCGATCGGGGGCTTTTGTGGCTGAAGACACCACTTGGCCAACAGATCGCACTGATTTTCCGACCGATGTCTCACAACTGCGTGCTTTGCAGAATCGGGTTCAACAGGTCATCGAAAAGTGCACCCCCTCGACGGTGGGCATACTCATCGGCATCGGAGCCGGCAGCGGTGTGATTGTCAGCGAGGATGGCTTGGTTCTGACGGCCGCCCATGTGATTGCGGGTGATAGTCCCTTCACCAAGGGTGCGGACTACAAAGCTGGGCGTGCCTGCAAGATCGTGTTATCGGACGGACGGAAAGTGAATGGCAAGACGTTGGGGATCAATCCGAAAACCGATGCGGGGATGGTCCAAATCACGGATCCTGGTCCGATTGGGGGCAAATGGCCAGCCGTCCCGTTGGGCAAATCCGAGGAGTTGAAGCGAGGTCAATGGGTGGTCGCATTGGGACATCCCGGCGGTCCGAAAACGGATCGGCCGCCCGTAGCTCGTTTGGGGCGCGTGGAAAATGTCATTTCCGAGCTGGTCAGAACCAACTGTGCCCTCGTAGGCGGAGATTCGGGAGGTCCGCTTTTTGACTTGGATGGCCGAGTCGTGGGTATCCATAGCCGCATTGGTTTGACCTTAAATCAGAACATCCATGTTCCCATCGAGAAATTCCAAATGGAGTGGAAGGCTTTGGTGGCTGGCGAAGTTGTGGGTCGGCCTTCGCGACCCGGTCAACCTGCACAGAGTCCACCATTCCTGGGGGTGGTGTTCCCGGACGACGAGGAAGACGATGCCTGGATTACGGAAGAAGTGGAGCCGAACACCCCGGCGGGTCAAGCGGGCCTGAAAGCGGGAGACACTATCACCAAGTTCAATGGCCAGCCAATTAAATCCGTGAAACAATTTCGAGAAATGATGGCGAAATATAAACCCGGGGATGAAATCAAGCTGACGATCCGCCGGGGCACGACCATCATGACGCTGTCCGTGAAACTCGGTCGGCGTCCCGGTGGCAGTTAA
- a CDS encoding tetratricopeptide repeat protein, whose product MPTINKRFLIRLTLILLLFTGALWGLHQLQAERIPEALLTQAQRAEDEHRLDAAIHYYRQYLEFRRDDVEARIRLAQLLRQRHSQGRTLAEVLFLYDQILHADPQRHDIRREALATALRIGRYSDALVHAETLLKTYPEDPLLWQQLGAAQAGLNRLLEARRCYEKAVQLAPQELLAYQRLAQLLWRNLNDPSAAREVLEQMVKAIPSDPEAHLTRARFETYLAEDSTAGGGDSGVALKHLQRVCELDPENLEATLLLAEIYQRRFRWDVAQYLLREARHLYPREIRVVRAASWLEVSRGNIPAAIAILEEGLRQLPEAQDLLIPLADLLIQQGDKARTAEILRRLPSSSTAAIPRRYLQIRLAMRDQNWSEAMRLIDQLQPEVQRLTALGIQLHLLRAVCAEQIGEREEAEKSFQSVLLVEPHNVQALHGLGQLYLDSGRFADAERVWEQAAHSPYSSGPIVAHWVRFQAHLLRCNQGKADEWRRLEQVAEEVANRFPPSSSEPAVLQSEVLRAQGRYAEAVQRLRRELGRRPNDIPLWLALIHTTAEWQGSTAALGVAEEAQAACGDQLDIRLGRGSIMVSEPGRMRPLLTLCQHVESWTDGDQIRLLHGLLDVFEVAEETSQVIALLEQLAARRPQDPTLWLRLYQKGVQTGQKSIAQKAYQVLLERLGPDGEHVLLCQAYDADRSAAAELLSRLTTRFGPLPRQPDAALALARLHQQMEQHEQAARLLASTFQRHPTHFAVAYEWLRQLLMRQDTTRVEAVIQRLRCDPRWGVLAIRRMIQALVASLPAEQRAWAIDQLRPLVERQAGGLSWLGEIAARWQLPQATALLREAVQSRRANADDWLRAALILGPEQMQAARTKLSGSTYAASLAVLREALSASAPDGTDINALESTEERRVYLQTRLSLKLARQRHSEAITLLEDYLRHPARERSERVWAQRQLALLYVLQGTEAGRKQAAHLLEQTREDEGASAAELRATAQVFATLSRFLDGEARQHLLQRTASTLEAAWRKSQAPKDLYDLAQLYRLMGRRSESRRCLQTLLNNDPDNLHYLVAALEELIQSEEYETAETFAKRLELRHGADWRAITVLARYWCRSGQVDKAQQWVERYAYAAEGNSGDYWTRMGQVASLFDELVRLPQVRNSPAGQAMIEAAVERYAALVPQHPEAAIGLVGLLAYAGRVDQALEQLQRLEPFLSGQVRAGAGLALVRNAQVSEAVASRVLLWIDQTLQQEPRNVTVRLYRAEYHALRHELEQAIREYELLLQEFPDQVIVLNNLAWLLAADPQQAQKALQLVNRAIQKVGLTGDLLDTRARARISLKQWAEAEQDLQEALRLEATALRYFHKAILHLEQSPPQTSQAQEAFALALKHGLEPRQIHAADRPLFDRLNMARSGPSR is encoded by the coding sequence ATGCCGACAATCAACAAGCGCTTCCTGATCCGTTTGACCCTCATCTTGCTCCTGTTCACGGGGGCACTGTGGGGTTTGCATCAGTTGCAGGCCGAACGGATTCCCGAAGCCCTCTTGACACAAGCCCAGCGGGCCGAGGACGAACATCGGCTCGATGCTGCCATCCATTATTACCGCCAGTATCTGGAGTTTCGCAGGGACGATGTCGAGGCCCGAATCCGCTTGGCCCAACTGCTACGGCAGCGCCACTCCCAAGGGCGCACACTCGCGGAAGTGCTTTTCCTGTACGATCAGATTCTGCACGCCGACCCCCAACGTCACGATATCCGCCGGGAAGCACTGGCAACAGCTCTGCGGATTGGCCGCTATTCCGATGCCTTGGTCCATGCGGAAACCCTGCTGAAGACCTACCCCGAAGACCCACTACTTTGGCAGCAATTGGGAGCCGCCCAAGCTGGCTTGAACCGGCTGCTTGAAGCTCGCCGCTGTTATGAAAAAGCCGTGCAACTAGCTCCTCAGGAATTGCTCGCCTACCAGCGGTTGGCTCAATTGTTGTGGCGAAATCTGAATGACCCCTCGGCAGCACGGGAAGTCCTGGAACAGATGGTCAAGGCTATACCATCCGACCCAGAAGCCCATCTAACACGGGCGCGGTTTGAAACGTACTTGGCGGAGGACAGCACCGCGGGGGGCGGGGATAGCGGCGTCGCCCTAAAGCATTTGCAGCGAGTCTGCGAGTTGGACCCAGAAAATCTCGAAGCGACTCTGCTATTGGCCGAGATTTATCAGCGACGCTTCCGCTGGGATGTGGCTCAGTATCTGCTACGAGAAGCTCGCCATCTGTATCCGCGCGAGATACGTGTTGTGCGAGCCGCTTCTTGGCTTGAAGTCAGTCGTGGCAACATCCCCGCAGCCATCGCCATCCTGGAAGAGGGCTTGCGGCAACTTCCCGAAGCCCAGGACTTGCTCATTCCTTTGGCAGACCTGCTGATCCAACAAGGGGACAAGGCACGAACTGCGGAGATCCTCCGCCGCTTGCCGAGTTCTTCCACAGCCGCGATTCCCCGGCGCTATTTGCAAATCCGATTGGCGATGCGTGATCAGAACTGGTCGGAAGCCATGCGACTGATCGACCAGTTACAGCCAGAGGTGCAACGCCTAACGGCCTTGGGGATACAGTTGCACCTCCTACGCGCGGTATGTGCGGAACAAATCGGAGAACGGGAAGAAGCGGAGAAATCCTTCCAAAGCGTCCTACTTGTCGAACCCCACAATGTGCAAGCTTTGCATGGATTGGGACAACTCTATCTCGACTCCGGGCGATTCGCTGATGCGGAACGGGTGTGGGAACAAGCAGCCCACTCCCCCTATTCGTCGGGTCCCATTGTCGCGCATTGGGTACGCTTTCAAGCTCACTTGTTGCGTTGCAACCAGGGAAAAGCGGACGAATGGCGGCGTCTGGAACAAGTGGCTGAGGAGGTGGCGAACCGCTTTCCACCGTCCAGTAGCGAACCGGCGGTTTTGCAGTCCGAGGTGCTGCGTGCTCAGGGCCGATATGCCGAGGCGGTCCAGCGGTTGCGCCGCGAATTGGGACGGCGGCCTAACGACATTCCCCTCTGGCTGGCCTTGATCCACACCACAGCCGAGTGGCAAGGCAGTACGGCGGCGTTAGGAGTGGCTGAAGAAGCTCAAGCCGCGTGTGGAGATCAACTCGATATTCGGCTTGGTCGCGGATCGATCATGGTTTCCGAACCGGGGCGTATGCGGCCCTTGCTAACGCTCTGCCAGCATGTCGAAAGCTGGACAGACGGGGATCAGATTCGCTTGCTCCACGGTTTGCTCGATGTCTTCGAGGTGGCCGAGGAGACATCCCAGGTCATCGCCCTGTTGGAACAACTGGCCGCACGCCGTCCGCAAGACCCTACGCTATGGCTGCGCTTATACCAGAAGGGAGTCCAAACCGGTCAGAAATCCATCGCTCAAAAAGCGTATCAGGTACTATTGGAGCGACTAGGGCCGGATGGTGAACATGTACTTCTCTGTCAAGCCTATGATGCCGATCGCTCCGCAGCGGCGGAGTTGCTGTCGCGTCTAACCACCCGCTTCGGTCCCCTGCCCCGCCAGCCCGATGCAGCTCTCGCTCTGGCTCGCTTGCACCAGCAGATGGAGCAGCACGAGCAGGCCGCGCGTTTACTCGCCAGTACCTTCCAGCGGCATCCCACTCATTTCGCTGTGGCATACGAGTGGCTCCGCCAATTACTTATGCGTCAGGATACGACCCGCGTGGAAGCGGTCATCCAACGCCTGCGCTGCGATCCCCGTTGGGGAGTTTTGGCAATCCGGCGCATGATTCAGGCACTGGTGGCTTCCCTGCCCGCGGAACAGCGGGCTTGGGCAATCGACCAATTACGCCCCTTGGTCGAGCGGCAAGCCGGCGGCCTCAGTTGGCTGGGCGAAATTGCAGCACGCTGGCAACTTCCCCAAGCGACTGCCCTGCTCCGCGAAGCTGTTCAAAGCCGTCGGGCGAATGCCGACGATTGGCTGCGCGCCGCCCTGATACTTGGACCGGAGCAAATGCAGGCAGCACGGACCAAACTGTCCGGCTCGACCTACGCCGCCTCACTGGCTGTACTGCGGGAGGCGCTCTCGGCTTCTGCTCCCGATGGGACCGATATCAATGCCTTGGAGAGTACGGAGGAACGGCGGGTTTACCTTCAAACGAGGCTGAGTCTGAAACTGGCTCGACAACGCCATTCGGAGGCGATCACACTGCTGGAGGATTATCTCCGGCATCCGGCACGGGAGCGCAGCGAGCGAGTCTGGGCTCAGAGGCAACTAGCACTGCTCTATGTCCTGCAAGGCACTGAGGCGGGCCGCAAGCAAGCAGCCCATCTTTTGGAGCAAACGCGTGAGGATGAGGGGGCCAGTGCGGCGGAATTGCGAGCCACCGCCCAGGTCTTCGCTACCTTGAGCCGCTTTCTCGACGGCGAGGCCCGGCAACACTTGCTGCAACGGACCGCATCAACCTTGGAGGCAGCCTGGCGCAAAAGTCAAGCCCCTAAAGACCTTTACGATCTGGCTCAGCTCTACCGCCTGATGGGACGCCGGTCGGAAAGCCGCCGCTGCTTGCAAACCCTGCTCAACAACGATCCCGACAATCTGCATTACCTGGTCGCAGCCCTGGAAGAGCTGATCCAATCCGAGGAGTACGAGACGGCGGAAACTTTTGCCAAACGCTTAGAACTCCGCCACGGCGCAGATTGGCGCGCCATCACGGTCCTGGCCCGGTACTGGTGCCGATCCGGCCAAGTAGACAAAGCCCAGCAGTGGGTCGAACGTTATGCCTATGCCGCCGAGGGCAACAGCGGGGACTATTGGACTCGCATGGGACAAGTCGCCTCATTGTTCGATGAATTGGTCCGCTTGCCCCAAGTGCGAAATAGCCCCGCCGGTCAGGCGATGATTGAGGCCGCTGTGGAACGCTATGCCGCGCTCGTCCCACAACATCCGGAAGCTGCCATCGGCCTAGTGGGTCTGCTGGCTTATGCCGGTCGCGTGGATCAAGCCCTCGAACAGTTACAACGTCTGGAACCCTTCCTATCTGGGCAGGTGCGAGCAGGAGCCGGCTTGGCCTTGGTGCGCAATGCCCAAGTCAGCGAAGCGGTGGCATCGCGTGTTCTTCTGTGGATCGATCAGACCCTGCAACAGGAACCCCGGAATGTGACAGTGCGGCTCTATCGTGCGGAATATCATGCTCTGCGTCATGAGTTGGAACAAGCAATCCGTGAGTATGAACTCCTGCTACAGGAATTCCCGGATCAGGTTATCGTGCTCAATAACTTGGCGTGGTTGCTGGCCGCCGATCCCCAACAGGCGCAAAAGGCTCTTCAACTCGTCAATCGCGCGATCCAGAAGGTCGGCCTGACAGGTGATCTGCTCGACACCCGCGCCCGGGCACGCATCAGTTTGAAGCAGTGGGCCGAAGCGGAGCAAGACTTGCAGGAAGCCTTGCGCTTGGAGGCCACCGCCCTACGTTACTTCCACAAGGCCATTCTGCATCTCGAGCAGTCGCCGCCTCAGACCTCACAAGCTCAAGAGGCTTTCGCCCTGGCCCTCAAGCATGGCCTGGAACCCCGCCAAATCCATGCTGCCGATCGGCCGCTCTTCGATAGGCTCAACATGGCCCGTTCAGGACCATCCCGCTAG
- a CDS encoding acylphosphatase: MIYYCGRVQGVGFRVTAAGLARRYGVQGWVRNLADGRVQLWVQGDDEGVEQFLSHLRQAMRGYIEGEESYAVADEAMEGFQIVT; encoded by the coding sequence ATAATCTATTATTGTGGCCGGGTGCAAGGGGTCGGATTCCGCGTTACAGCAGCGGGACTTGCGAGGAGATACGGCGTACAGGGATGGGTGCGGAATTTGGCCGACGGGAGAGTGCAATTGTGGGTCCAAGGGGATGATGAGGGCGTGGAGCAATTTTTATCACATCTACGGCAGGCAATGCGGGGATACATCGAAGGGGAGGAAAGCTACGCAGTTGCGGATGAAGCGATGGAAGGTTTTCAGATTGTGACGTAG
- a CDS encoding LamG domain-containing protein, which translates to METSTRREFLQQTGVGLAVATLGGSWEGTQAATDAVGGLPPHRPLEVPGVHAYPAEHSLHAGETLQLHVSASVPYDLAICRLGPRFDDPAGEEVLAEFLAQSPAPHPIHPGSYIYVHKSLSEAVHSLSVELWIRPWYISETQAILSQYDHPDQCSLALMVNAKGQIVFYLGDGGKYHADGEHISPAKSLHVPQPKGPLNIRWQHLVAVWDGRVKRIYVDGRKIAEWRWEGKVNWSAVPLRWGAAGEAGKASHFLDADVAMPAIYSRALSEEEIRQRFADNGLTVPKDASLLGCWPLQEEKGEHVADVSAHQRHGRIINQGIWMIGGPSFDANVARFGTYDPAQDTKRGHGLRLASDDLYDCRWPVRHTWKIPEDARPGLYVARFRFEYGKTERYQYVTFIVKRSKNRPAAPLLVLAATNTWRAYSSTPFAIPPASRKQVWGTGGITNGPTNPPAYSFYRAHAAGQGTLQLGLRMPWPVASPYVLYGGPTEYSHLARAERPLHVWLEQNGYLYDIISDYDLHKQPDLLRSYRAVVIVGHNEYWSIPMYEGLRQYLQGGGQVINLSGNTIFWRVSFNPEGTIIECRKVDAPGNQIPPQRRGEAWHSQDGRRGGLMRECGYPGWQLIGLESLGWNNPSNPKNFGPFVIEDPDHALFRAPENLKLRKGDRIGEAGVGKTPAVNGHEFDVRVSTLAKLQQQPNPPGGKVPEDPPGIRLLANGIVPWKEGGAAFDYFMRPVKPATDQGGEMIYWERPEGGRVFNAGCIGYAWAMLADPRLQGLLRNVLAHFGIKPQPE; encoded by the coding sequence ATGGAAACTTCGACACGTCGGGAGTTCCTCCAGCAAACAGGAGTTGGCCTCGCTGTAGCTACTTTAGGAGGAAGTTGGGAGGGGACACAAGCCGCAACTGATGCGGTTGGCGGATTGCCTCCTCATCGTCCCCTGGAGGTCCCCGGAGTCCATGCTTACCCTGCCGAACACTCCCTCCACGCCGGCGAGACGCTCCAGCTCCACGTGAGCGCCAGTGTCCCTTACGATTTGGCCATTTGCCGTTTGGGACCGCGCTTCGACGACCCCGCCGGGGAGGAGGTGCTCGCGGAGTTCCTTGCACAATCCCCCGCACCTCACCCCATCCATCCCGGTTCGTACATCTATGTCCATAAATCATTATCGGAAGCGGTTCATTCTTTGAGTGTGGAATTGTGGATTCGTCCTTGGTATATATCGGAAACGCAAGCTATTCTTAGCCAATATGATCACCCTGACCAATGCTCATTAGCATTGATGGTCAATGCGAAGGGCCAGATCGTTTTCTACCTGGGAGATGGAGGGAAATATCATGCGGATGGAGAACATATATCCCCAGCGAAATCTCTGCATGTTCCTCAACCGAAAGGTCCATTGAATATACGTTGGCAACATCTAGTAGCAGTCTGGGATGGCCGGGTCAAGCGCATTTATGTCGATGGCCGAAAGATCGCCGAGTGGCGGTGGGAGGGAAAGGTAAACTGGTCTGCCGTACCCTTGCGTTGGGGGGCGGCAGGAGAGGCCGGTAAAGCCTCACACTTCCTGGATGCCGATGTGGCGATGCCGGCCATCTATTCTCGGGCTTTGAGTGAGGAGGAAATTCGCCAGCGATTTGCTGACAATGGATTGACAGTGCCCAAGGATGCCAGCCTGTTGGGCTGTTGGCCGCTGCAAGAGGAAAAAGGCGAACATGTCGCTGATGTCAGTGCGCATCAACGTCACGGAAGAATTATCAATCAAGGTATATGGATGATCGGTGGTCCCTCGTTTGATGCCAATGTGGCGCGATTTGGAACTTACGATCCGGCACAAGATACAAAACGTGGTCACGGATTACGGTTGGCATCCGACGACCTTTATGATTGCCGTTGGCCCGTTCGACATACATGGAAAATTCCAGAGGATGCCAGGCCGGGTTTGTATGTAGCCCGCTTCCGGTTTGAGTATGGCAAAACGGAGAGATATCAGTATGTAACCTTCATTGTCAAGCGGAGCAAGAATCGGCCTGCGGCACCTCTGTTGGTGTTAGCCGCCACGAACACCTGGCGGGCCTACAGCAGCACGCCGTTTGCGATACCGCCCGCGTCACGCAAACAAGTTTGGGGAACGGGAGGGATTACAAATGGTCCGACCAATCCACCGGCTTATAGCTTTTATCGCGCTCATGCCGCAGGGCAGGGCACCTTGCAGTTGGGGTTGCGGATGCCGTGGCCAGTAGCTAGCCCGTATGTGCTTTATGGCGGCCCTACAGAATACAGCCACCTCGCGCGGGCCGAGCGCCCCCTGCATGTTTGGCTGGAACAGAATGGGTACCTCTACGACATCATTAGCGATTACGATCTCCATAAACAACCCGATCTATTACGATCCTATCGTGCGGTCGTCATTGTCGGCCATAATGAGTATTGGTCCATCCCGATGTATGAAGGACTCCGCCAATACTTGCAGGGGGGCGGGCAAGTGATCAATCTGTCCGGGAACACTATCTTCTGGCGGGTCAGCTTCAATCCGGAGGGCACCATCATCGAATGCCGGAAGGTCGATGCTCCGGGAAATCAGATTCCTCCCCAGCGGCGTGGCGAAGCCTGGCATAGCCAGGATGGACGACGAGGGGGTTTGATGCGGGAATGCGGCTATCCCGGCTGGCAGCTCATCGGCTTGGAAAGCCTGGGTTGGAATAATCCGAGCAACCCGAAAAACTTCGGCCCTTTCGTCATTGAAGACCCCGACCATGCTTTGTTCCGGGCGCCGGAAAATCTCAAACTCCGCAAAGGGGATCGCATTGGCGAAGCTGGCGTGGGTAAGACCCCTGCTGTAAATGGGCATGAATTTGATGTTCGCGTATCGACACTGGCCAAGTTACAACAGCAGCCCAATCCTCCCGGAGGAAAGGTTCCTGAAGATCCGCCGGGCATCCGCTTGCTGGCCAATGGCATTGTACCCTGGAAGGAAGGAGGCGCCGCCTTCGACTATTTCATGCGTCCGGTGAAACCTGCCACGGACCAAGGCGGCGAGATGATCTATTGGGAGCGTCCGGAAGGGGGACGCGTCTTCAACGCCGGTTGTATCGGGTATGCCTGGGCCATGCTTGCTGATCCGCGTTTGCAAGGGCTGCTACGCAACGTCCTGGCTCATTTTGGTATCAAACCTCAACCCGAATAA
- a CDS encoding S1C family serine protease — translation MMMYRFLFALAIAGLWSAPGWAQLSNNSRLLAPFRSVIEPVRDSTVRVRVNDQDVAIGAIVAADGYILTKASELRSGENITVRFVDGTEFPARIVGSHRPTDLAMLHVDVRNLKPLRFGDSRKVKPGAWVAAIDIKSEPVAVGIVSAVTRKPTGPDAMIDNLNRGYLGVFMTAEDPTDDTGKVIGAKVTRVERNSAAAKAGLKEGDIIVAVNGVKTPGRQALRDALENSRPNDKVRVTYLRDGKEHTVEVTLGEQTMPDRSDIQNRLGGTLSGRRTGFPLILQTDMFLKPSDCGGPVVDLDGNVLGLCIARAGRVETHVLPAEIIVPLIAEFKAGKFAPSSSGTSTSTPPRKDEKNGQDK, via the coding sequence ATGATGATGTATCGCTTCCTGTTTGCTCTCGCCATTGCTGGGTTGTGGTCCGCACCGGGGTGGGCGCAACTGTCCAATAACTCCCGCTTGCTAGCCCCATTCCGCAGCGTGATTGAGCCTGTACGGGACTCTACAGTACGCGTGCGGGTCAATGATCAGGACGTGGCGATCGGAGCAATTGTTGCCGCAGACGGTTACATCTTAACCAAGGCCAGCGAATTACGATCCGGGGAGAATATCACGGTCCGGTTCGTGGATGGCACCGAGTTTCCAGCTCGGATTGTGGGATCGCATCGGCCGACGGATTTGGCGATGCTCCATGTCGATGTGCGTAACCTCAAACCGCTGCGTTTCGGAGACAGTCGGAAGGTCAAGCCTGGAGCTTGGGTCGCAGCTATTGACATCAAAAGCGAGCCGGTCGCGGTGGGGATTGTCAGTGCGGTCACCCGTAAACCTACAGGTCCTGACGCCATGATCGACAATCTCAATCGCGGCTATTTGGGTGTGTTCATGACGGCGGAAGACCCGACGGATGACACGGGGAAGGTGATTGGGGCGAAGGTCACCCGCGTCGAGCGGAATAGCGCGGCGGCCAAAGCTGGCCTGAAAGAAGGGGATATCATCGTCGCCGTCAACGGAGTGAAAACACCGGGACGGCAAGCCCTACGCGATGCTTTGGAAAATTCTCGCCCTAACGATAAGGTTCGGGTGACATACTTGCGTGACGGAAAGGAACACACTGTCGAAGTCACACTCGGCGAACAAACCATGCCTGATCGTAGCGATATTCAGAATCGCTTAGGCGGAACACTCTCCGGTCGGCGGACCGGCTTTCCACTGATTCTACAAACCGATATGTTCCTCAAGCCCAGCGACTGCGGCGGACCTGTAGTGGACCTCGATGGCAATGTCCTCGGCTTGTGTATTGCTCGCGCCGGGCGGGTCGAGACCCATGTTCTGCCGGCGGAGATTATTGTTCCGCTGATAGCCGAGTTCAAAGCGGGCAAATTCGCGCCGTCCTCCTCTGGAACTTCCACCTCCACTCCACCTCGTAAAGACGAAAAAAACGGACAAGATAAGTGA
- a CDS encoding radical SAM/SPASM domain-containing protein, which yields MSRDWIQHDSRCSKRRTFRPDYLSFAPTYQCNLACPHCCVPIEWTDQLDVTAALRFLEQCPSEGIRRLGFTGGEPFLCPDFLITITRRAAKLGFRFDKLMTNGVWFEEEQHLRRVLTQLRDAGYHGKIGLSVDKFHGVHTEKLAQFCRIVRDVFASDTILSLSYASRSPDTGLEPIQRLARALNAVVEYSPVLGRYLLVSDTLTMTLCWNHLAPVERAENLPGQPWDGKWFIEDYCEGPGQALIVNPRGDVKPCCGFASDLDQLTIGNIYRDDVRTIIRRARRHPVVGTIFRHGLSALRDQILAENPAALPGATSNHCFFCWYILTRGLVKGVPGGGGQVGRWTKPPVPEAAHLVPLGTERVPRAVRAPNASGKRYPG from the coding sequence TTGAGCCGAGATTGGATTCAGCACGATAGCCGCTGCTCGAAACGCCGCACGTTTCGACCCGACTATCTTTCTTTCGCCCCTACCTATCAGTGCAATCTGGCTTGCCCTCACTGCTGCGTACCGATCGAATGGACGGACCAATTGGATGTTACCGCTGCCCTCCGCTTTCTAGAACAATGTCCCAGCGAAGGTATCCGACGTTTGGGCTTCACTGGAGGCGAACCCTTTCTCTGCCCAGACTTTCTCATCACGATCACCCGTCGTGCTGCCAAACTCGGATTCCGCTTCGATAAGCTCATGACTAACGGCGTGTGGTTCGAGGAGGAGCAGCATTTGCGCCGGGTGCTGACCCAATTACGCGACGCTGGCTACCACGGCAAAATCGGGCTTTCCGTCGATAAATTCCATGGCGTTCACACCGAAAAGCTGGCACAATTCTGTCGCATTGTGCGGGACGTATTTGCCTCCGATACAATACTTTCTCTCAGTTATGCCAGTAGGAGTCCCGATACCGGTTTGGAACCTATTCAGCGTTTAGCCCGTGCACTCAACGCCGTGGTGGAATATTCCCCTGTGCTCGGCCGTTATTTGCTGGTGAGTGACACCCTGACGATGACGCTGTGCTGGAACCATTTGGCGCCCGTGGAACGAGCCGAAAACTTGCCGGGCCAGCCGTGGGATGGCAAATGGTTCATCGAAGATTATTGCGAGGGTCCAGGTCAAGCCCTGATCGTCAATCCTCGCGGAGACGTCAAGCCGTGCTGTGGCTTTGCCTCGGACCTGGATCAACTCACCATCGGCAATATCTACCGTGATGATGTCCGGACTATCATACGGCGTGCTCGGCGGCACCCGGTGGTGGGTACCATCTTCCGCCACGGGTTGTCAGCATTGCGGGATCAGATATTGGCAGAGAATCCCGCGGCGTTGCCCGGTGCGACTAGCAATCACTGTTTTTTCTGCTGGTACATTTTGACTCGTGGACTCGTGAAGGGAGTTCCTGGCGGCGGCGGCCAAGTCGGTCGATGGACCAAGCCACCTGTTCCAGAAGCCGCCCACCTCGTTCCTCTCGGTACGGAGCGGGTACCAAGAGCGGTTCGTGCACCCAATGCTTCCGGTAAGCGCTATCCCGGATAA